CATCAACTCAGCCTGAGGAAGGTGGCCTAAAGGATGATGGCAGTAGCAAAAGGCCAATGCCGAGTTTACCCATTTCGACAGCTGGGAGCGAGGAACCACTGAAAGCAGTAGCATCCATTGATGAGGCAAAACAAGAGCCCGTGTTAGAAACATCATTGCACAGCCAGTCATCATCAGGTCCAACTGGTGCATATGCCCATAGCAATGAACCTGATGAGTTGAGGAGGCCACTGCTGATCACGGAAAAGCTTGAGGAAGATGCTTCAGAAAGCAGAGTTGGATCTCCCATGTACGCATCTCTGAGGGCGGTAATACCAGTGGGCGAGCAGCCGCAGGCATCAGCATCATCCATTGGAGAGGACACGAAGAGAAAAGGCGGGAGGCGAGCTCGGATGATGGATTTCGGGAAGAGGATGGGAGATAAACTGGAGGAGAAGAGGCGGACCATCGAAGAGAAGGGGAGGCATATCGTAGAGAAGATGCGAGAGAATGCTAGGACCAACAGCTTGGAGATGACTAGTAGCTAGCGAGGATGTAGGATCCACAGCTTGTTTCATTGATTGGGAAACGGTGTATAGGTGAACTTGTGTGCTTGGTAGCTGCTACTTCTGCAACATTCACGATTCCACGATAGCTGATGCGTGTGATGGCAAATATGTATGGATGGATGGCCAATGTACTTGAAGTTACATGTGTATAGCAGCTTGGAGAATACTATGAACGCAGGCATCAAGGGATAGGTTGCTTGCAGGTGACATTACTATCTATCTGCTAGCTAGTAGAATATATAGAAGCTAACATGTTAAAAGTAATGATACCCTAGTCATTGTCCGTCCAAACAAAATGTCTAATCAGAAAAAGAAGCTTCGATATTTAGAGTTCCTTTGCTACCGCATATTCTGGCCCTATGTAACCTAGCATGAATGAATAATGAATGAATTGCGACATCTTTGTTGATCAAATTGTTCCTTCTGTGAATTGTGCTGATCAATATGCAATAACAATAAGCACCTGGCCACATTAGCTAATGAGGTCCAGCTACACCTATCAACCTCAGCGTGCGAGTTTGCAGGCTTAAACGTCATGCTTCCAACAGGAGTCCGGAACGAAATCAAGAATTTCCTACATTACTGACTCCATCCCTTACTTTTCAGGCAGCCAAACAATCAATTTGCAGCCCCCATTCCATCATACAGAAAAAGATATTTCAATCATACAGAAAAAGACACGTCTCAAACATCACCAATGCCATTATTCATATTTTCTACTTACTCTTTCTGTTAGTTCTAATTTGAGcagtatcttttttttttccttttcagaaCGTTGGATCCAGTGCGGTTACGACAATATAACCTATGATAAAAAATCAATTAGTTACATCCAAGAGCAGATCCAAATTCAGGCACAATCTTGAGTTAAGTTGGTCATCAGCAAAATTTCTCTGCCACAATGGGTACGTGCATCTAGAGGAGCAAAATCTCTAGCAGATAAGGACAAACAGGGTTTGCATCACCATCGAATGTCGCTCACAAACTATTATATCTTGAAGTGCTTGTATCCATAATCAGAGCTTGTCATGCCCTCTTCCCAGTCGCCCATTCTTTTGCCGCCAAAAACAACTTGTTTGATGCCCAAGTGTCTGCAAGTGCAGCCAAAGCCAAATTAACAGAAGTTAGTTATAGCATATGGTGTTTTTAAATATGAAATACCTGGAACTAGAAACCTGGAATAACACTAACAGCCCTGATAAGTGGTCTATGCTGCACTATGCAATGCATATCCATTACTATGAAGCTAGCGTTCAAGGAATACATACTTACATAGTAAACAGGGGCATAAAATGGCAAGTTTAGTTTCAAGGAATACCTTTCTACAGGGTATTAAAGATCTTTTTTACTCTTTCTAGGTTAACCTTCATAGTTTGGGTTTAGCTACACGTGTCTATGGAGTTTCAGGCACCAACTGATCGCTGCAGTTGGGGTGATAGTGAGATGTCCAGTAACAAAGCAACTTCCAAGCTAAGACTGCTACTATATTTTACATGACCAGTGAAAGATGTCTTACTCTGAGCTCAACTGTGTTAGGCAGTTCAGTAATACATCCAGTGCAAGGTAATCTGAGGTTCCAAGGTCCACCCTGAAAGAAGTGAGTTTCAGAATCTGTACTTATCATTACACAAGTGCCAAAACTATTGAGTGCTTCCTATGCTCACCGAACCCTAGCCCAATTGTCTTGGAACTCAACATCACTGATATCATGGAAAGATGATGGCATTACTGATGAAGCTTCGTCAGAATCATATGAAGGATTGTAGTCCaacattgagttggccagctGAAATTAAAGTTGATAACATTGCAGATCTCAAAAGGAGTCTAGGAATTAAGAAGCCAATAGAGAACATAAAAAATACATTTGAATGAACCCAAcctgcaaatttgaagaattaTAAGCTCCTAGCCTTCCCATTACATACCAAGCCTGAATTACCTGTGAAGAATACTTCATGTCAAGAAAGAGTGTTGTTTTCTGGATAATGAGAATGCAATCAAACTGTATCAAGTCACTTTACACCGCCGAGCAGGTCAACATCTCGATCTGTTGGTTCTCCAAAGAGCTCAAACCAAATGAATGAATTCAATGGGTTGAAGCTGCAATAATAGGGGGAAAACACTGATCAGGGTTTACTTGCTGAAGCTGCAATAATAATCGAAAAAAATGGAGTGGTTAATTCCAAAGTTTGAGCATGTACACACAAGTTGGTTTATAAGAACATGTAAGCCGAGGAGATGATCGTCTGTTCAGTCAGAAAGCCATTTCAACTAGTATAGTATGAAGGCTACAAGGTCTAAAGAGGGTGATATATCTTTTTTTAGCAAAAAATGGAACCATTGCTTTAGGAACAGAAGTGTTTAGCAGCCCAGGTATTTCAAGTGATTTGAAACTATCACAGTATCATGTGTGCTGCAGGCAGGAAATATTAGCACAATCCGCTTTCTGATGTGCTCACATGGAAAACAGAGGGATACAGTGTGGATGGGAATCTCACTCTCGGAAGCTGACTTTGAAAGCAAAAATGGACCCTGTCTTGGATTTATTGAATTGAGCCCTGCCTTTCTTGCGCACCCTTTCCTGGATCTGTGAATTGTTAATCGTGTACGTGAGGCTTGGCATAGCACAATTGGTGTCTATTTTTGTTTAGTAAAACAGCGAAACTGGAAAGAGCAAAAGAGTAGGGCAGCGACCTCCACTGCACGCAGGACTCACCCTTTGCTTCATGAGCTCTGGGTTCCCGATGCTATCACCAAGAATGGCGCGGAGCTCGTCGTCATCCCTACAGGCATTCTCCAGGACCCTGCATTACCACATGACAGCAACACGAAACGTTAGGACGGATTCATTTCGACAGGAAACAATGAAGACCAGAAAGCCAGATGGAAACAAACAAAGAAGGGTTCAACAAAGAAACTCAACACACAAACCAAGACATGGAGTTGAAGCTGCGTACCTGGCCCATCCGGGGTAGGTGTGCTCGCGGTcgtggtcgcggcggcggcgctcctcccGCACCTTTACCAAGCGGCGCTCCCTCGCCGTCGTcccggaagccgccgccgcgttctcCCCGGCACTACCTCTCCCCGCGACGGCTGCGGGTATGAAGATGCGGAGAGgacgaggtggtggcggcggccgcgggaacGCCGGGACCCCGAGGAGAGGGGTTTTAGCAAGCGGCGGGAGTAGCCGTGGCATCGTCTTTTCGTTTCACTTTCACAGCCGCGGGAACGCCGGGACCCCGAggtagaggaagaggaagagcttATCTTCTTCCTAATTCCGCCGCGCCGACCCCTTGCTATTTGCCTGGGCCTTGACTGGGGCTGGGTTGCCTATTTTCATGTCAAGGGCCTGGGCAGTCTTGGGCCAGCCAAGTAGTCAGGTCCACAAACCTGTCGGTCAACATTTTCTCCCGATGAGGTATGACTATGATTGGCAGATTCAGGGTCCTCACAGAAACTACATTTTGGATCACCTGCCCAATTCCTTTTAGTTAAATTGTCCCTAAGCACCTGTCTGTCTACTAAATAAAATTAGCAAAACAGCAAGCAAAGCAGCAGATAGCACATTCCTTGTAAGCAAAAATGGGCACATACTCACACAGTGAGTCATCATTTATTCTTCTACGAACACAGCTATGCTAAGACCTATGCTATAACAAAGTGAATATATTCACCCAGCAAGTAACAAGAGTGAGCATAAAAACAGAGGGTGAGCTTACAAGCTCAAGTGGGTCAGCAGCATGGATTGTCCATTCGCCCCAAAACGCTTAGGAAGCGACTTACGACGcacctgaaaataatttttaatacAGATTAACAAATCAAGGTTGGAGACAAAGACAGAGCACATAATTACCTAACTTCATTACAGCGCTTGTACGGTCGAAAATCATGAAGGGACCAAATGGACTTGGTCATAGAATTGTAACTCTGCACTCAAGTATCAATCAAGGGTAGCCTCTAGATAGTCTGGCCTTGGAGCAGGAGCATGCAGGCTACGTTGATTCCAGCAGCCTTGCTTGGTGCAGCAATTTGAAAACAATCTTTGTTATTAGGCCTCTTTCGATAGCGCGAACCCACAACATATTAAGGGTTTCCTTCTCATCAGAATAAGATGTGCACAGGCATTTGTAAATCTGGGGTGTTATATGCAATTGATTCTTCGCCATGTCATCCAAAGTATTCGAAGCGGCAGCTGGCTTTCCTTCGGTCAGATATGCATAGGCAAGTGTGGCATATACTAGACTGTCACCTACTAAACCTTTGCCTTGCATCTGATCAAATACTTTTTGTGCCTGGTCAACCAAGCCTTTTCTGCAAAGCCTTCGAATTAGCGACCTATATACTGCTTTATCTGGTGGATGGCCTCTTCTCATAAGCTCATCAGGGATGAGCAGTACTGCGCCTGCGCTATTCTTCTTGCAGAAACCATCGACAAGCCAGGAGAATACACTATAGTTGGGTGAAAAACCTGCATGCGATAAAAGTAagcacatcatcatcatcagaagAGGTTGTTACTATAGCTAGATAATCAGAAAGTACAAGTTACTCGAAATGGCTTTACTCTGATTGTAAGACAATAATCATACTAATACACTCAATTTTTTTGTTCATCTGATGCAGTCTTATAATCAGTTGATGGTAGTAAATGGCAACTGTATATAAGATAGGATACATTCGAAGTCATATGAGTACCTGCATCGACCATCTCAAACAAGGCTTCCTTGGCTTTGTCCAGCTCCTTGGCCTTGCAGAATCCATGGATGAGAGCCTTGTAGGTGAACTGATTCAGCTGCAGCCCGGACTCCAACATCTTCCTCCTGACCTTGCATGCTGAAGCCATATCCCCTCTCTTGCAGTAAGCATTGATTAGCGTGTTGCAGGTGACATGATCAGCCTGCACCTTCCTCCCATCCATCTCATTAAGCAACTGATTGACCTCGTTGATGTTGCCATCCTCACAGAGCTTCCTGAGAATGGCATTGTAAGTGGCGACCCCTGGGAGCATCCCCCTCGCCTCCATCTCCCCTCGCAGCTTGACCGCCTCCCCGATATCGCCTGCCCGACAGTACCCATCAATGAGTGTGGTGTAGGTGACATTGTCTGGCGGAACCTGCGCTGCAATCATCTCAGTAAGCAGCCGAGCCGCCTCCTTCACCCTGCCATCCTTGCACAACCCGTGGATCAAGGAGTTCCATGTGACGGTGTCCGCCCGTATCCCTTGGTTTTGCATGCGCTCCCGCACGCACATGGCCTCGTACCTCATCCCCTTCCTGCAGTAGAGGGCGATGATGGTGTTGAAAGAGAAGCGGTCCAAGGGCACGGCAGCCGCGTCCATCCTGGTGATGAGCgcctcggcgcgcgcggcgtcccCAGCCTTGAGGCAGACGTGCAGCATGGCGTTGCAGACGTGGGTGTTGATGGCGACGCCGGCCCTGGCCATTTCGTCGAACACCCTGCGCGCGGTGGCCGTCATCCGGGCCCTGGCGAGCGCGGTGAGGAGCGCGGTGCAGGCGTGGGCGTCGGGGGCGAGGCCCCGGGCGCGCATCTGGTCGAACACCCGGACGGCGTCGTCGGGGCGTGCGGactgggagaggaggaggaggagccagctGGGGACGTGGGGGTGGTGGTcggcgaggagggagggaaGCATGAGCGGGGAGGATAGCGGGTGGCGCAAGGCGAGGTCGCGGAGGAGGGCGCGGGCAGCGGGGTGGTGGCGCGGGtgcggcgcgaggaggcggaggagcgcgAGGGAGGCGTCgagcgggtgcggcggcggcagggcgcgGAAGAAGGCGAGCGCGGCGGAAGGGAGCGGGGAGAGGCGTTGAAGGagtgcgggagcggcggcgaggagcgggaGGTGGGGGCGGAAGGAGGATTTGatgacggcggcgcagagcggtcgggagaggtcggcggcggccatggcggggtctgctcccctgctctgctctggcGGGAAGGGGGGCGTTTGATAATGGGAACATATCAATATGATGCAAACCAAACTCTTCGTACAAACTATGATTTGCACCTAATACGTAGAATGCTACTAACAAATAGGTGTCCCAATGTAAAAACAGAAAAGTGATAATTGATCATTCAGTAATACTACTAGTCCACTCAAGAAAAACAGTAATACGTAAGTCAGTAGTACTTAgagacccaacccaacccaacccaagtAGGGTGAGAAAGAAATGAGCATCAACTAACTGTCATGACACTGATTAATACGGATGGACAGAGAAACATCTAGCAGCGGTCCTGTTGTTACCACTACCCTATTCCTGAACACTTTGGTTGTTATTCTGTACTAGTAAGAAGCCGTAAGGTAATCCAATCCAAAGAAATCAAAGTGGTCCCTGAATCTCTTTACATACATACACAACTCAAATCCATCTCTTTACATGGCGATCATCGTTGTGCAGCTTGCCCTAGCCATTTGCCGCGTCCACTGTGACAGCAGGAAGCCGATACTCCTCGGGTTTCAGAGCCACCGCGAAGTCCGGCAGTGCCGGCACCCCCTCATGGATGCTGCAACAAACCAACACGGctgcattattattattattattattattattattattattattattattattattattattattattattattattattattattattattattattcagCTTGCAGCTTGTAACCAACCAACACCAGCAGGCAGCAGATGAGATCCACAAAACAAGTAGTAAACTGTCACCTGTCGTTGCTGTAGAGGTCCTTGTTGATGCGAACTTTGCAGGACGAGTCCTTCTGGATCTTGTCATGAAGATACTTCATCGATCCACAAACAGGAGGGCTTCTGCACAAACCAAACGCTTCTAGTTACAATCACCACTCAACCaagtcaagaaaaagaaatacagATTGCCGTTGCCTCGAAACAGGAGGTGCTGCATGGAAGGCTTCGGCTACATCTTTGCTCTCCTTGAGCAACTCCTCTGCAGATTGCAAAGCTGCAACGGCCATCCTGCGGGATTTCTCCGTGTTGCCTTCGTCAAGGATGAGACCATGATAATAGTACGCGGCAGCCTGTACCATTTAGGCTATAAAGTTCAGATCTCTTCTTTCCTCCTCACCTGTTTTTACACATAATAATAAAATTGCAAAGCTTATCTAGTACCAACATGGCTATTCATATGCTTATGTCTTACTCAAGCATTCGAGTTAAATGCAGATTTTTGTTTATGTTACAAAAAAAAGACGTGCATATTATGAAAACAATTCATAAAAAGTCATAATAATCTTTAAGAAATGTTGACATACTTTTGCTTCGATGTACTTCCACTTCACAAATAGCCTGTGCTTCTCACCCCAGCTATCAATTAGAGGTAAATCCGCCATACTTTCGTGTGCCTGTGAATAAATTTAGAATGATTCTAAAGACAAACAAAACATATCATAAAAATGGACTGATTCTTAACTTCTCAAACTATACGACAATATTGTTTGAGGCATCACACAGAAGGCAGTAGTACTGACACATCAGCATATAACCTTTGGCACTCTTGTTCTACTGCTAATTAGTTTCAGAGTTTTAGGTAAACATTAGCATCTTAATTATATACAAAGATAATGAATTTGTTCAGGAGGGAAACAGCTATAAACTAAAACCACATTACAAGGGAGGTCCAACAAAGTACTTAGGGTAAATTCACAAGTACTGGTTCAGGGTGACACTAAGATATCCCATTTTGCCATGCCTATCTTTATTACTATCTGTATCAGTATACGGAAGAGAACTGAGTCAGCTGACAAATAAAAACATCGGAGCACTTCTGATATATTTGGGGcacagcaaaaaaaaacaatgacaACGATCTATAATACTACCTTTTTTCGATAAGGGAAACTTTATTAATTTTCAAGATTTTTTACATCGAGTTGATACAAGACCTTGAGAAAACATTCCCTGGCCTCTGCATAACCAGGACACACACAGCCAAAATAAAATGCAAGATAACACAAGCATGCTAATGCTATCAATCCGTACCTGCTGCCAGCACTTGACCATCTCACATGCTAACCTCCTTTTCACTGCCAGGGTAGCCTTTGGACTGTCAATTGCCAACCCAAGTTGGACATCAATTGCCTGGCAACAGGATATTTTATGTACACATAATTGGTCAGCATGCATTTTCAGATAACAAAACAAGTAAAAGGAGCCACAGAACTAATATCTATGCAAGATTTGCATGGTGTGAACGAAATGGCATGATGAACTATGAAGTGGACACTTGAACTGATCTTCACATGAATCCTGTGATATCAAGCTATTGCCAAGAGAGATGAACCGAAAAGGAAAGGCTAGCAAAGAGACAAGAGGGAAATACATACTTGACCAAGAGCTTGCATGCAGATCGCTTTCAGGACTCCTTCAGATAAGTCCACAGGGAGACCTTTCCTACACGAAATGGCAGTCAATAACTCCTGCACTAACTACAGAATGGTAAGCCTTCTGCAAGTGGGAAGGCAACTCCACCCACCTATTTTCTGGGGATATCCTAGGAAGAACATGTTGGATAGCACACTCCAAGAACCCAGATGCCTTGAGAAATATTTCAACAGAAGCTCGTTTGTTATCTGAAACATGGATGGAATCACAAAGTGTAGTTATTCttataaaaaaaagaatgtaGTTATTATGCTGCAATTGACAAGAACTAGAGTTGCTGAGAATTATAAATGCACCTCCATATAGCATTAAAATGATCTATATATATTTCTGCAACAGTGAGGAATGGATTCTATATTGCAGACCTTCAGATACTTTAGTATGGTATCCCTCAAGCGACGTCTTTGGAAGAAGCAGGGAATTTGCTTGAGATAAACGCAGCATAGCCATCATGTGCAAAACCGACAACACCTCATACCAAGAACTGGGCAATGCCGTCTCCTAGCAGAAGCCAGCGAATCAGTAATCTCTGATAATGCAAATGCAAAACATACACTGAAAGGTGCAATCTAAGCAGACCTCTGCATCATCCTCTTGGTTCATCCAAGAAAACTGTATCTTATCTTCCAAGTTGCTCCCTGATAAGCATTGAACAAACAACGTGAAACAGATTATTTTGATCTGATTCACAGAAAGATGGGAGGCCAAAGAATACAAGATTTACCCTCTTTCACCAGTCCTAGAAGAACTGGCAAGTATTCTTCCAAAGCCTGAAGAAGATCAGCTGATGTAGATCCTCCTGAAGGCACCACATTCAGAGAGTTAACGATTTCTCTTTTCTCTCGCTCACTCGCATTAGTATCAAGCCATCACACAAACCATTCACATACCATGCTGTGTGAAGGTGCGCTTCCTGGGCCTGGTCACTGACAGTGCCTCATGAGCAGCCATGACCACTATTCGGCTCCTCAACGCAGCCAAACGTTCAGCCAGCCTCCTCGGGAGACCATCGCTTAGCGGCTGAGATAGCTCCAAGCTCTCAGGAACTCGCAATCCAGGTATAAACACAGCCACCTCACCTATGTTACCAGGTCTTCTTCTGATCGCAACAGCATCATTTGGCTTAGAATTGAAGCACCCCATCTCCTGCAAGTTTGCGGATTTTTCTTAGGGATTTTTTCAAAGAAACAGCATATGACCCAACATCGTGTTGTGGACCGCATCACCAGAGCATGAATAATCAGCAAGCTGAAAACGAGTGATTAAAAAAATACTAGAGAAGGTAACACGTGTACAAGCATTAGGTTCAAGCATTGATTAGATGATTAAAAAAGAATAGTGCTCCTTTCAGTAGAAGAAAATAAAATGCAAGGTTACCAGTTATTGAAATCTTAGCGCATCACCTAGAGAACACATAGCGCATCAAATCAAAGGGAttttggttttctttttttaaaataagaagATAAAATCAGAGTGCCAAACAAGAATGAAGAAGCAGTCACAACAAAGGcatatttttcttcttaatacaaagatacacagctctcgtgcgtgttcgagaaaaaacaACAAAGGCATATCACTATACCAGGAAATGAATGTGGCAATAAATTTAAAGATGGACGATACTATACCAGGGCATACAAGGTGGCACCTCTTTCAGAATCCACTTCAACACATAAGCAAGATCACCGGTGCAAATGAAATGGGAAaggtaaaaaagaaaagaaactgaACAGGCAAACAAGGTGCGGTGATTTAGTCAAATACATGCCAACCAACAGAGGGAACCAATTAAGTCTCTCACGAGCATCACATCCACATCAAACAGCTAAGAGCTCACATGCCCGGAGGAGACACGTCAACAATCTCGCAACTAGATTTTCCACTTTATTCCCCACCTCCTTTGCATGACTGAAAACTTGTGGCCTAATCCTGAAGAAATTAGCATTTTGAACTGTAACTTTGTCTTTATATATAGTTACCTCTACACCTTCAGATAGAACAATTTGGTTCTAGGCCACACCACCAATTCGGCAATCAATGCAACCACCGGTTACTCACAAACAAAATTAACTTAATatctgaaaaatattttttttaaaaaaaaatctgattttTAAAGTGAAACGGGGGAGGCAGGGAGAAGACACCTTTTCACTGTGAAGTAAACAGAAGTTTATAGTGTCTCGACAGGCAAAATGGAAACTGAAACTGCAAGCAAACTCGTCGGTTCAATCGTCAAGACTGACGAGAAGAGCTAATTTGAACAGCAAAGGCGTCGTCTTTTACCTTTACCCATTCGAATTCCCACTAGTAAGTTACTCAGCAGCAAGGCAAACCACGAGAAGATCGGAAATAAGATCCCAAATCAGCATTTGGTCGCTTTAATTAGAATTTAAGAAACCAAACTAATCGTTGCGGCACGAGAATCCGAACTGCAGACAAGATGAAATTAACTAAAAACTAATGTTATTATTGTACAGGTTTCAGTGAATCTGAGACCATTCCACCTCCATCGCTGTACCATTTTTTTTTTACCCTTGAGAAAGGGCCAACGACAATCCAGTAAACAAATTGAGTGGGAGCAGCACAAGGCACAAAGGATGGATATATTCGGGATGTATAAAATCTATCTAGAGATTTATTTGGCGTTGGAGGAGCGGGAGAGGTAGTCGCTTACCTGCTGCAGTAGACTAGAGAAGGATCCACGGCGAAACCCTAGTCCCTAGACGAAATCCTCTGGTAATCTGGTGATGGGGTTGGCCGGTTGGGTTGCGGCTGCGGCCTGCGGGGaagaaacaagaaagaaaagaaggaaggcTTGGGAACTGGCGCCCAACAAAAATTTGTTTCCAACGTTTTATAGGGAGGCCGGAAGAACATGcggctgacaagtgggccctcCATTCTACGGTTTCCAGCCTCTGGCTTGACTTCATTTTGGTGTTGCTATGACATTTTCAGATTGTGGGAAAAACTTTTGCTGTAGGTCCAAAAAAAAGTTGTGCATAATGTTGATAGGAAAACGTACAGACTTAGTAGCTTGTTGATATATTATGACGCAAAAACAATAAAAAATATCCAATATAGTATATCCTTGGAAAGAACATGTATATATAGAGTTTGAGCAATAGGTCGAGACGGAAAAAAGGTTGCGCACGCACGTCAAGTCTTGTGCAGTTCTCCCGTGTTTTCTTGGAAAATAAAACACTCTACTGGTGATTGTACCAGTATATACCGTTAATATAATTGCGCGCATGCATGCCAGCATGGGCATCAGGATAAGATAAGATGGTGTGCCTTGCTTGGTGGGACAAATTAATTAATTGAAGCAAGTGATCCGACCTTGGATTGCAGACGCTTCAAGCTTACTAATTTGTATTGCCAGGGGAATATAATCTCCTATCCATCTCTCTGCGTGTGTTTTTTGAGTGGATGCCGGCCAGAACACTCTTGACAGTTATTTATGAGTTATTTTAAGAGCAGGATGAGACTTGCATTGCTAGGGAAACCAAAGAAcccaagagagagagagcaccaTGCAGCAGCATATATGCGTAGGCAAACTGATGACGATTGAATGAA
This window of the Panicum virgatum strain AP13 chromosome 1K, P.virgatum_v5, whole genome shotgun sequence genome carries:
- the LOC120650642 gene encoding uncharacterized protein LOC120650642 isoform X2, which produces MPRLLPPLAKTPLLGVPAFPRPPPPPRPLRIFIPAAVAGRGSAGENAAAASGTTARERRLVKVREERRRRDHDREHTYPGWARVLENACRDDDELRAILGDSIGNPELMKQRIQERVRKKGRAQFNKSKTGSIFAFKVSFRDFNPLNSFIWFELFGEPTDRDVDLLGGVIQAWYVMGRLGAYNSSNLQLANSMLDYNPSYDSDEASSVMPSSFHDISDVEFQDNWARVRVDLGTSDYLALDVLLNCLTQLSSEHLGIKQVVFGGKRMGDWEEGMTSSDYGYKHFKI
- the LOC120650648 gene encoding uncharacterized protein LOC120650648, encoding MGCFNSKPNDAVAIRRRPGNIGEVAVFIPGLRVPESLELSQPLSDGLPRRLAERLAALRSRIVVMAAHEALSVTRPRKRTFTQHGGSTSADLLQALEEYLPVLLGLVKEGSNLEDKIQFSWMNQEDDAEETALPSSWYEVLSVLHMMAMLRLSQANSLLLPKTSLEGYHTKVSEDNKRASVEIFLKASGFLECAIQHVLPRISPENRKGLPVDLSEGVLKAICMQALGQAIDVQLGLAIDSPKATLAVKRRLACEMVKCWQQAHESMADLPLIDSWGEKHRLFVKWKYIEAKAAAYYYHGLILDEGNTEKSRRMAVAALQSAEELLKESKDVAEAFHAAPPVSRSPPVCGSMKYLHDKIQKDSSCKVRINKDLYSNDSIHEGVPALPDFAVALKPEEYRLPAVTVDAANG
- the LOC120650642 gene encoding pentatricopeptide repeat-containing protein At5g38730-like isoform X1 → MAAADLSRPLCAAVIKSSFRPHLPLLAAAPALLQRLSPLPSAALAFFRALPPPHPLDASLALLRLLAPHPRHHPAARALLRDLALRHPLSSPLMLPSLLADHHPHVPSWLLLLLSQSARPDDAVRVFDQMRARGLAPDAHACTALLTALARARMTATARRVFDEMARAGVAINTHVCNAMLHVCLKAGDAARAEALITRMDAAAVPLDRFSFNTIIALYCRKGMRYEAMCVRERMQNQGIRADTVTWNSLIHGLCKDGRVKEAARLLTEMIAAQVPPDNVTYTTLIDGYCRAGDIGEAVKLRGEMEARGMLPGVATYNAILRKLCEDGNINEVNQLLNEMDGRKVQADHVTCNTLINAYCKRGDMASACKVRRKMLESGLQLNQFTYKALIHGFCKAKELDKAKEALFEMVDAGFSPNYSVFSWLVDGFCKKNSAGAVLLIPDELMRRGHPPDKAVYRSLIRRLCRKGLVDQAQKVFDQMQGKGLVGDSLVYATLAYAYLTEGKPAAASNTLDDMAKNQLHITPQIYKCLCTSYSDEKETLNMLWVRAIERGLITKIVFKLLHQARLLEST